gtgtgtttggtgtTGAGGCAGATGAAATCGAGTCGGTGTCAGTGCTGGAGGGTGATTCTCTCACCCTACCGACTGGTGTGAATAAAATACAAGAGGACGATCTGATAATGTGGACGTGCGGTGACTATTGTATCGCTAAACTCAACATATCCTCCCAAGTCATCTCTGAAACTAACAacagattcagagacagactgcaGCTGGACattcagactggatctctgaccatcacaaacatcagaACCACAGACTCTGGACTTTATAAAGCACAGATGATTGGACATAAAGTTTCAAAGAAAACTTTCAGCGTTACTGTCATTGGTGAGTATACTTATAGGTTGGCGTtctctaaaaatgaaatttaaatcacaaactatttattcatatttctttcaTGTTTCCAGCTCGTCTTCCCATTCCTGTCATCAGTAGTTACTGTCCTCAAAGTCCTTCTTCACCATCAGCGTCCAGATGTGTGCTGCTGTGTTCAGTGGTGAATGtgggtcatgtgactctctcctggtacaaaggaaacagtttattgtccagcatcagtgcgtctgatctcagcatcagtctctctctacctctggaggtggaatatcaggataaaaacacctacagttgtgtgctgaacaatcccatcagcaaccagactcaacatctggacatcGGTGAACTCTGTCAGCCATGTTCAGGTAGCCTAAAAACATCACTTCAAC
The DNA window shown above is from Ctenopharyngodon idella isolate HZGC_01 chromosome 10, HZGC01, whole genome shotgun sequence and carries:
- the LOC127520466 gene encoding natural killer cell receptor 2B4-like — protein: MLHGFVFFCLCFWRLVGVFGVEADEIESVSVLEGDSLTLPTGVNKIQEDDLIMWTCGDYCIAKLNISSQVISETNNRFRDRLQLDIQTGSLTITNIRTTDSGLYKAQMIGHKVSKKTFSVTVIARLPIPVISSYCPQSPSSPSASRCVLLCSVVNVGHVTLSWYKGNSLLSSISASDLSISLSLPLEVEYQDKNTYSCVLNNPISNQTQHLDIGELCQPCSECVNCCGSTEAVIQLVLSALVGVATVVVLVYDFTSRRAEQENRAPKSN